The genomic DNA CCATGTTCTAGAGTCGCTGAAAAAGGATTAATCTTTCTTTGACTACAGTACTGTTCCCATTTAGTGATGAAAGGTTTATATTGTTGTTGAGTACCCCTTCTCCAGGACTGCAAGATGAGTGACGTAGCCGATTCCGAAAGGCCTCTGCCTTCAAGGGATTTCCGGACAAGTGGCATATCAGAAGGGTGAGCTTCTGATGTAGTGGATGCACCAAGTCTGGCTGTTGAGGTAGAAATAAGGtgtgtttcttttttgcaaGCACAAGGGGTTCCTGAACCAGCAGTCGCATTACCAATGGCCACCATGGTTGAGTCGGCCAGCATGGCACAACTAACAGTCCTGTGGCCTCCTCTGCTTGGATTTTCTGTAACACTTTTGGGATGATACTAAAGGGAGGAAAAGCATAAAAAACGTAAGGTTTCCAAGAGATTGAAAAGGCATTAATAGCCATTGCTTCAGGATCAGGTTGGTAGGCGACAAATGGCCTTAACTGGTAATTAAGCCTAGAGGCAAACAGGTCAATCTGAGGCTCAACATGAAGGTTCTTAACAGCCTGGTGGAAACTCCGTCTGTCTAAGGTCCATTCAGTTTCTTTTCTAGATTACCTGGACTCTGCATCAGCTAGAGTATTCTCTTTTCCTGGGATATGACTTGTGGTTAACcacatgttattttcaaggcACCATGCCCAGAGTGTACGGGTTAGATCATTTCTCTTTCTGGAATGGCTACTGCCCATTTTACCTAAATCTGACACAGCAGTCATATTATCTATTCGCACAAGGACATGCTTCCCTGACAACTCTTTGTGAAATGCCTTGAGAGAAAATAACACTGCAAGCATTTCAAGATAATTAATGTGATTTGAAGCCTCTTCAGGGGTCCAATGCCCCCAATCTTTACATTATCAAGTACTCCTCCCCAGCCTTCTTTACTTGCATCTGTGTATAAAGTGATCTCTGGCTGAGGAGGGCTTATAGGTTTTTGCAGCGACCCTGCTGAGTGTATCCACCACTGCaaatcactgcgagacaactcAGACAGTGACATAAAGGCATCAAAGTTACCCTTGTTTAAGTGCAAGGCCTCAGTTTTGTCCATGTCCAGTGACCTAAAATGCAAGGGCCCTAGCTTTGCAGCTGGAAAATTTGATATGAGTAACCCAAGAGTGGATGCCACCTCTCTTACTGTGGGGTGTGGACACTGCAACAGGCCTTGACAGGTATGAATGATCTTCTCGATCTTCTCAGAGGTTGGATAGACTGTCATTGTAATTGAGTCTATAATAAAACCCATGAAGGTGATTCGATGTTGTGGAACAAAGGATGATTTTTCAGGGTGTACAGTAAACCCAAGGGAATCAAATAATTTGACAGTATCCATAACATTTCTTTCACAGTCATCATAGTCATCACCCTGGAGATATGAGTCATCAATATGACTTGCTGAAAGGTGTCCCAGCTGCCTTAAATGTGAATATACTGGCTTTAATAATTAAGTAAACTTCCTGGGGCAAAACGCCAATCCATTTGGAAAACAAACATATTGATATAGTTTTCCTAGCCACTGAAACTTCAAGTATTTTTGGTCGGCAGTGGCAATAGGCACAGAATAATAAGCATCTTTTAGGTCTATTGATGCCATAAAACACCCAGGTTTTACCATATGTAGAACAGTATTAAGCgagtccattttaaaatggtgataTTTTACATAAGTGTTTaaacatttgaaatttaaaataactCTGAAAGAGCCATCCTTTTTAGCCCTATTGAAGATAGGAGAGATATATTCCCCTTCTTCGTGACTACTTGGGGTAATAACACCTTTAGCAAGTAGTGTATTTATTTCGGTATCAATGACACGCTGTTCATCCAAATCAAGGATTTTCTTCTCTCTGGGAGCTACTCTTTGATATGGAGTCCTGGTAAATTCAATTGGCTGGCCTAATATCATTTGCAGTATCTCAGGGTCTGAGGTTAAGGCCTGCCACTGATTATAATATTCTCTCAGCCCCCCTGCTTTAAAGCAGAGACCTTTGTGCTTAAGATACTGCAACATATTTACCTTGTCTGTCAGGATATCAGAGCATTTCACTGGCTGGATTTCTTCTCGGTTTCCCGTGGTTTGTAGAAGTTGTTTTGTGGCCGGTAAGACCGGCCCCTCTTCCCTAAAAAAGGCTTTCCACTAGAGTGAGGGGATTTGCCCTTCCAGCCATCGCTATGGTTTCGGTAAGGTGACTTTGCAGTAGTCGTATGGCCAATCCTATTAGTCGTTTTGATATTGTTGAACTGAGATTGCAGCTCATCGCCAAATAACAAGCGCGTGATGGGTACTTGAGAGCCACACAACGAGGAATATTCGTTATTTAAGTGTGCTTTGATAGCGTCATGTCGACGGTAAGACAAGTCAATGTTTACATGACCTAACAATGCCAGAGCATCAGCGTTATACGTAACTAATTTCCCCAATGTCTCAGTGAGAGCCAGCGCTGAAGTCTTGTTTAGATCTGCACGGATAGCCAGCAGTGTGTCAATCGATTTGGCGACAGCACTACCGACTTTAACAAGGACTTTCTGCATGTTTGCAAGGCATAAATCCGTGCTCCTGGTCCCGTGCTTCAGCTTATTCCATATCTCGGGGTTGACCTTTGGCACAGTTAATTTCTCACAATTATCAGGTCGATTGTATTTcgccaatttttcttttaatttggctTCCTCCAACTTAGAACCCCATCGCTTATTGACGATATCCGCCAATTTCTGAGTGACTTTCGGGTCAGTTTGCTCGTCCGACTCAAAGTCTTGAGCAATTTCATTGAGCAATGCGTCCTCTGCAGAGCTGCCCCGTTTTGGCGGGTCGCTGTTGGGCGGGCAAATGAGTGCCTCGGAATCCGACTTTTCAGGAATCTCTGCTATCGCTCATGGCACTAGCTGCAGGAAGTTTTCTTCTCCTTTTTGGTGGTGTAGCATGGTCTTCTGGTTCTTCAGCTAACCGTTTCATTGCCTTTTCCATGCACAGCGTGGTGGAACTCAGTTGAGTCATAGTTGACAAGACGTTAGCAAGCACGTTGTCTGTGCCCTGTGGTGAAGAATTCGCTGACTCATTGTCTtcagaaatttaattttcttcctcCGCCGGTGAAAGGCCGTCCCTTCCACTTATATTTTCGGCAGCCATGCGGTGATTTTCTCGGCGTTCGTTGAACACTGAGCACACAACACAACACACGTCGGACCTTCCCGAAGGATCGCACACAACTGATCTTCCCGGGCTCGTGCGCTTTCTCACCTGACTCCGTAGCGACCAATGACGAAACAGAATTAGAAGATTTGAAGGGAATGTCAACATTTACCCTAGCATTTATTGCCTAGCACAAATCAGAATTTCCTTCTATAAAATTATTGAAATGCTGCTGTGCTAACAAAAAGCATACTTTTGTTGCAACAAGGAAAAAACCTGTATGTGGTTGTTTAGGGCTGTGCACTACTGTGCACTAGTTCAGGCTGGTAATAGTCCTGAAAAGTACAGAGAGACCATGCTGACACTTGGCAAATACCACAGCAAGGACATTCATGAATGGGAGGGAGGGTCTTGTTCTTTTCATCCCCTGACAAAGTGCTCTCGTAAGAAATGTCATTGTGGAAAAAATGGGTTTTACCCAGATATGAAATGCCAAGGACAGCCATATCACTCTACTCACCCCCTGAAATGTGAGTTTCATGGGCTTGCCTATGAGATTGAGTGCCCTTTCCCTAATTCTGGGTCAATTACactatttgcattttttgcccTTTCAGAACACTCTAACATGCCAGAGGCCACCTTTAGTGTTTTGACAAAATTCAGGGCCAAGGATACCAATCCACACCAAAAACATTACCAGGCCTCTACCAATCTGGGCCTTATTCAGGCAAACATGACCTGGCTGTTTAAAGAAAAAGGGGCACAATACCACTGGATCATTGAGCTGTATTCTCGGATGGGCCTTTCAGTACTCAGTGGAATTCAGGAGATTGTATGTGAACAAAATCTTGTCGATTTCATAACAAGTTGTTATTTTGGAATGATCAGGTGGGGATGATTTGGGATATGAAGTTCTGTTTGGATATTATAATGATTATAtcaactgttaaaaaaaatattccaatatagtgaggagaagggaaaaggAATAGACAAAGTTCAGCACCTGtgttcagtgttctacatatgCATGTGGATATGCGGGTTTGAGTGCATACTTCTAATTTCATTGAATATTGTGTTCAACgtatttttcttttcacaaGTGCCAGCATGACAACAGAGAGAGAATGAATACGGTTGGAAGACAGATGtggggaaaaagaaaagagtcaagagaaaagtaaacCAAGCTGAGGAGCAAGAATTGAGGTATAACTAATCAGCGCAGTGGTCATCAACTGTAAACAGGGTcccaaattattttttaagaCTCTTTTCAGGACTTCATTGAACAAACTGAATCAAAATGTAATGATCACTTCCGCTGCGCCAGCTTTGGCTTGTTGgctttatttttcttgctggtgctggtgccatataataaacaacttaataacctcgaccgttcgg from Montipora capricornis isolate CH-2021 chromosome 2, ASM3666992v2, whole genome shotgun sequence includes the following:
- the LOC138019092 gene encoding uncharacterized protein, with product MTQLSSTTLCMEKAMKRDPPKRGSSAEDALLNEIAQDFESDEQTDPKVTQKLADIVNKRWGSKLEEAKLKEKLAKYNRPDNCEKLTVPKVNPEIWNKLKHGTRSTDLCLANMQKVLVKVGSAVAKSIDTLLAIRADLNKTSALALTETLGKLVTYNADALALLGHWKAFFREEGPVLPATKQLLQTTGNREEIQPVKCSDILTDKYHPKSVTENPSRGGHRTVSCAMLADSTMVAIGNATAGSGTPCACKKETHLISTSTARLGASTTSEAHPSDMPLVRKSLEGRGLSESATSLILQSWRRGTQQQYKPFITKWEQYCSQRKINPFSATLEHGINFLAELYQTGIGYSALNTARCALSTICFTSEHYTFGQYPLVCRFIKGIFECRPSLPRYQETWDVTVVLDYLAKFGQPGKLSLKNLNFDFALLSVQRHQTLHTLSIDCMQISSDKCVFFINSLLKTSRPGKHLACLEFQAYARDVSLCIVKNLQHYLKRTDVLRGDVKQFFVSYTKPHKAVSPDTVSRWIKTTLAGAGIDTSKYGAHSTRSASTSAAKGNSISLATIMKSAGWSQESTFTKFYHKPVEHRANFGAKLLKAVCGDN